The Bacillus sp. BGMRC 2118 DNA segment TGCAGGATGAACAAGCTCTGAAGCAGCAAGGACTTATCAAAATGATTGGTGAAGAAATTGATCAAGCATACACAGAGAAACTAGCAACCATATCTGTCAATCCTGAATTAGCAGAAGAAGTAGGGGACGATGTGAAGATTGTCTTCACTCCTTTACATGGTACAGCCAACAAGCCAGTACGTCGTGGACTTGAAAAGCTAGGCTATCGCAACATTATGATTGTGGAAGAACAGGAGCTGCCAGATCCAAACTTCTCAACTGTTAAATCCCCAAATCCTGAAGAACATGCGGCTTTTGAATTAGCGATTAAGAAGGGGAATGAACATGATGCAGATATGCTCATTGCAACAGATCCAGATGCGGACCGTCTTGGCATAGCTGTTAAGGATTCTAGTGGAGAGTATGTCGTATTAACAGGAAACCAAACAGGAGCACTTCTTTTAGACTATCTTTTATCTCAAAAGAAGGAAAAAGGTATGTTACCTGAAAACGGTATTGTATTCAAAACAATTGTTACATCTGAAATTGGCCGCAACATTGCCGAACATTTTGGTCTGATAGCAGAAGATACCTTAACAGGATTTAAATTTATCGGAGAAAAAATTAAAGCATACGAACAAAGTGGTGAGTATGCGTTCCAATTTGGTTACGAAGAGAGCTATGGCTATCTAATTGGAGATTTCGTTCGTGACAAAGATGCAGTCCAAGCAGCACTATTGGCAGTAGAGGTATGTGCATATTATAAAAAGCAGGGAATGACTGTTTACGAAGGGCTTCTAAATGTATTTGAAAAATACGGCTTCTACCAGGAAGGATTAGAATCTCTAACGTTAAAAGGTAAAGAAGGTACGGAAAAAATCGACTACATCTTATCAACGTTCAGAGCAGAGGCTCCGACTCAAATGGCAGGACGCACCATCACAATGATTGAAGATTACAAAACAAGTGAACGAACTCTTGTTGAAGCACAAACAAAAGAGACAATTGATCTTCCTAAATCAAATGTTATCAAGTACATGCTAGAAGATGGTTCTTGGTTCTGTTTACGTCCTTCTGGCACAGAACCAAAAGTGAAATTTTACTTTGGTGTTCGTAGTGGTACATTAGAAGAAAGTAAACAAAGCTTGTCAGAGCTAAAAGAAGCAGTTATGGCTCGAGTGCATGAATTAGTTGCTCAGTAAGAGGATTTAGGCTGATATATGAATTTATCGCTGATATGAGGAGTGTACGCTAATAGAAACCGAAAAATCGCCGATATTAAGCTGAATTTCGCTAATAAAAGCGTCAGTTTCGCTAGTAAAATCCGAACTTTTGCTTGATAATGCATATATTCGCTAAAAAAGGTCTTCACTCGCTTAGTAAATTCACCCATCTAAATAACAATTTTCAGGAGAGCAAGGGTAATACCTTGCTTTTTTTTCATAACTAAGGAAATAATAAAACTTGTCTTACTATGGAATGAAAGGAATTGAAGGTATATGACGACTAATCAAGTAGCAATCGTAACAGGTGCATCACGAGGAATTGGTAAAGAGATTGCGATGCAGCTTGCAAAACAGGGAATGAAGCTTTCGATCATTGGGAGTTCAGATGAGATTACGAAGACAGCAGAGGAACTAAAGGCAAGTGGATACGAGGATGTACTTCCTTTTCAAGTTGATGTAGCAAACGAACAACAAATGAATGAAGTCGTGGCTAAAACAATTGCCGTATTCGGGACTGT contains these protein-coding regions:
- a CDS encoding phospho-sugar mutase; protein product: MNWREQYERWVSSEKLESEWKTELDQLKENEKDLEDRFYKSLEFGTGGMRGEIGVGTNRMNTYTVRKASVGLAQFISAAGEEAKKRGVAIAYDSRHKSPEFAMESAKTLASYGIQTYVFEELRPTPELSFAVRYLNAYSGIVVTASHNPPEYNGYKVYGEDGGQLPPAAADEVIAEVNKVENELEIIVQDEQALKQQGLIKMIGEEIDQAYTEKLATISVNPELAEEVGDDVKIVFTPLHGTANKPVRRGLEKLGYRNIMIVEEQELPDPNFSTVKSPNPEEHAAFELAIKKGNEHDADMLIATDPDADRLGIAVKDSSGEYVVLTGNQTGALLLDYLLSQKKEKGMLPENGIVFKTIVTSEIGRNIAEHFGLIAEDTLTGFKFIGEKIKAYEQSGEYAFQFGYEESYGYLIGDFVRDKDAVQAALLAVEVCAYYKKQGMTVYEGLLNVFEKYGFYQEGLESLTLKGKEGTEKIDYILSTFRAEAPTQMAGRTITMIEDYKTSERTLVEAQTKETIDLPKSNVIKYMLEDGSWFCLRPSGTEPKVKFYFGVRSGTLEESKQSLSELKEAVMARVHELVAQ